Proteins encoded by one window of Micromonospora coxensis:
- a CDS encoding RDD family protein: protein MSNPAAVPVPPAADPSFTPPSLGRRFGALVIDWVLCLLVSNFFADPVRDGWAPVLVLIVEYGFFLGLFAQTPGMWITRIRCVAWVDGGRIGLARALLRGLLLALVVPALLMDAHRRGLHDRLTGAVVVAAPRP from the coding sequence GTGAGCAACCCCGCCGCCGTACCGGTGCCGCCCGCCGCGGACCCCTCCTTCACCCCGCCGAGCCTCGGTCGTCGCTTCGGCGCGCTGGTGATCGACTGGGTGCTCTGCCTGCTGGTGTCCAACTTCTTCGCCGACCCGGTGCGCGACGGCTGGGCCCCGGTGCTGGTGCTGATCGTCGAGTACGGCTTCTTCCTCGGCCTGTTCGCCCAGACCCCCGGCATGTGGATCACCCGGATCCGCTGCGTGGCCTGGGTCGACGGCGGCCGGATCGGGCTGGCCCGGGCCCTGCTGCGCGGCCTGCTGCTCGCCCTGGTCGTGCCCGCCCTGCTGATGGACGCGCACCGTCGGGGCCTGCACGACCGCCTCACCGGCGCGGTCGTCGTCGCCGCCCCCCGCCCCTGA
- the glnA gene encoding type I glutamate--ammonia ligase: MFANPEELLRYLKNEDVKFVDVRFCDLPGVMQHFNLPVESFDDSVFTDGLAFDGSSIRGFQAIHESDMLLLPDVASAFIDPFRAQKTLALNFFIHDPFTREAYSRDPRNVAKKAEAYLAASGIADTAYFGAEAEFYIFDSIRHETSAHQSFYYIDSIEGAWNTGRVEEGGNRGYKTAYKGGYFPVPPVDHYADLRDGMVRRLVDAGFTVERSHHEVGTAGQSEINYKFSTLLHSADQLQLFKYLIKNEAWAQGKTATFMPKPLFGDNGSGMHTHQSLWLNGEPLFYDETGYAGLSDMARWYIGGLLHHAPSLLAFTNPTVNSYRRLVPGFEAPVNLVYSQRNRSACTRIPVTGSNPKAKRVEFRVPDPSSNPYLAFSAMMMAGLDGIKNKIEPPAPIDKDLYDLPPEEWGDVKQVPGSLPEVLDALEADHDYLLDGGVFTPDLISTWVSWKRANEVDPVRLRPTPHEFAMYFDC, from the coding sequence GTGTTTGCCAATCCCGAGGAACTCCTGCGATACCTCAAGAACGAGGACGTGAAGTTCGTCGACGTACGTTTCTGTGACCTGCCCGGCGTGATGCAGCACTTCAACCTGCCGGTGGAGTCCTTCGACGACAGCGTCTTCACCGACGGCCTCGCGTTCGACGGCTCGTCGATCCGTGGCTTCCAGGCGATCCACGAGTCGGACATGCTCCTGCTCCCGGACGTCGCGAGTGCCTTCATCGACCCGTTCCGCGCGCAGAAGACCCTCGCGCTGAACTTCTTCATCCACGACCCGTTCACCCGTGAGGCGTACTCCCGGGACCCGCGCAACGTGGCGAAGAAGGCCGAGGCGTACCTGGCGGCCAGCGGCATCGCCGACACCGCCTACTTCGGCGCCGAGGCGGAGTTCTACATCTTCGACTCGATCCGCCACGAGACGTCGGCGCACCAGTCGTTCTACTACATCGACTCGATCGAGGGCGCCTGGAACACCGGCCGGGTCGAGGAGGGCGGCAACCGCGGCTACAAGACCGCCTACAAGGGCGGCTACTTCCCGGTGCCGCCGGTGGACCACTACGCCGACCTGCGCGACGGCATGGTCCGCCGCCTGGTCGACGCCGGCTTCACCGTCGAGCGCTCGCACCACGAGGTCGGCACCGCCGGGCAGTCGGAGATCAACTACAAGTTCTCCACCCTGCTGCACTCCGCCGACCAGCTCCAGCTCTTCAAGTACCTGATCAAGAACGAGGCCTGGGCGCAGGGCAAGACCGCCACGTTCATGCCCAAGCCGCTCTTCGGCGACAACGGCTCCGGCATGCACACCCACCAGAGCCTCTGGCTCAACGGCGAGCCGCTGTTCTACGACGAGACCGGCTACGCCGGCCTGTCCGACATGGCCCGCTGGTACATCGGTGGTCTGCTGCACCACGCCCCGTCGCTGCTGGCCTTCACCAACCCGACGGTCAACTCGTACCGCCGCCTGGTGCCGGGCTTCGAGGCGCCGGTCAACCTGGTCTACTCGCAGCGCAACCGCTCCGCGTGCACCCGGATCCCGGTCACCGGCAGCAACCCGAAGGCCAAGCGGGTCGAGTTCCGGGTGCCGGACCCGTCCAGCAACCCGTACCTCGCCTTCTCGGCGATGATGATGGCCGGCCTGGACGGCATCAAGAACAAGATCGAGCCCCCGGCGCCGATCGACAAGGACCTGTACGACCTGCCGCCGGAGGAGTGGGGCGACGTCAAGCAGGTGCCGGGCTCGCTGCCGGAGGTGCTCGACGCGCTCGAGGCCGACCACGACTACCTGCTCGACGGCGGCGTCTTCACGCCCGACCTGATCTCCACCTGGGTCAGCTGGAAGCGGGCCAACGAGGTCGACCCGGTGCGCCTGCGCCCGACCCCGCACGAGTTCGCGATGTACTTCGACTGCTGA
- the mptB gene encoding polyprenol phosphomannose-dependent alpha 1,6 mannosyltransferase MptB, whose protein sequence is MTEPGSPSDARARSARYTGLAGAVLLTVAAWLGGALPNLPSAGPGAAPYGPATLGCWLLGTALMVGAWWSLRHGAPSTRWAYRTAGLWLLPLLVAPPLASRDVYSYACQGWAYAAGRDPYTVGVAAAGCPWVDSVAPLWRDTPAPYGPLFLLLAALAATLGGGLLGTLALLRSLALAGVLLAACCLPGLARACGVPTRRAAWLGLASPLVGVHLVAGAHNDAVMLGLLLLGLLVLVRLPAGSPAPPAAGDPPGSPAGRSGASPAAGRLGASPAPGRPGAAAAVGGPGVPPAVGRLRGLLAPGRPGALLVAGVLLGLAVAVKATAVVVLPFAALAAVRGRHTVRALWRDGGLLAGGAVAALVGVPVLSGLGLGWIGGLARSGDSQQWTSPPTAVGFVVDYLGELAGREPGAVPVTRAVGLVLLAVLLVALWWRARVALRGRDDARPDPAVRPRTALVAAGVALAATVALAPVLYPWYATWPLLVLAVSATRTTWFTLPCAVAAFLTLPDGASLARYSKAPGAIAMTALLLALAVVAVRTLRRPHAPGPA, encoded by the coding sequence GTGACCGAGCCCGGCTCACCGTCCGACGCCCGCGCCCGGTCCGCCCGGTACACCGGCCTGGCCGGAGCGGTGCTGCTCACCGTGGCGGCGTGGCTCGGCGGCGCGCTGCCGAACCTGCCCTCGGCCGGCCCCGGCGCGGCGCCGTACGGCCCGGCGACGCTGGGCTGCTGGTTGCTCGGCACCGCGCTGATGGTCGGCGCCTGGTGGTCCCTGCGGCACGGCGCGCCGTCGACCCGGTGGGCGTACCGCACCGCCGGGCTGTGGCTGCTGCCGCTGCTCGTCGCGCCCCCACTGGCCAGCCGGGACGTCTACTCGTACGCCTGCCAGGGCTGGGCCTACGCCGCCGGGCGCGACCCGTACACGGTCGGGGTGGCGGCGGCCGGCTGCCCGTGGGTCGACTCGGTCGCGCCGCTCTGGCGGGACACCCCCGCCCCGTACGGGCCGCTCTTCCTGCTGCTGGCGGCGCTGGCCGCCACCCTCGGCGGCGGACTGCTCGGCACGCTGGCGCTGCTGCGGTCGCTGGCCCTGGCCGGGGTGCTGCTGGCCGCGTGCTGCCTGCCGGGGCTGGCCCGGGCCTGCGGCGTGCCGACCCGTCGCGCGGCCTGGCTCGGGCTGGCCAGCCCGCTGGTCGGGGTGCACCTGGTCGCCGGCGCGCACAACGACGCGGTGATGCTGGGGCTGCTCCTGCTCGGCCTGCTGGTGCTGGTCCGGCTGCCCGCCGGGTCGCCCGCACCGCCGGCCGCCGGGGATCCGCCCGGGTCACCGGCCGGGAGATCGGGTGCGTCGCCGGCCGCCGGGAGATTGGGTGCGTCGCCGGCCCCTGGGAGACCGGGCGCGGCGGCTGCGGTCGGGGGGCCGGGTGTGCCGCCGGCCGTCGGGAGGCTGCGCGGGCTGCTCGCCCCGGGGCGGCCGGGTGCGCTGCTGGTCGCCGGGGTGCTGCTCGGCCTGGCGGTGGCGGTGAAGGCGACGGCGGTGGTGGTGCTGCCCTTCGCGGCGCTGGCCGCGGTGCGCGGCCGGCACACCGTCCGGGCGCTCTGGCGCGACGGTGGCCTGCTGGCCGGCGGGGCGGTGGCCGCGCTGGTGGGGGTCCCCGTCCTCTCCGGGCTGGGGTTGGGCTGGATCGGCGGGTTGGCCCGCAGTGGTGACTCGCAGCAGTGGACCTCGCCCCCGACCGCCGTCGGCTTCGTCGTGGACTACCTCGGCGAGCTGGCCGGCCGCGAGCCGGGCGCGGTGCCGGTGACCCGGGCGGTCGGACTGGTGCTCCTGGCGGTGCTGCTGGTGGCGCTCTGGTGGCGGGCCCGGGTGGCGCTGCGCGGGCGCGACGACGCCCGGCCGGACCCCGCCGTACGCCCGCGTACCGCCCTCGTCGCGGCGGGCGTCGCGCTGGCCGCCACGGTGGCCCTGGCCCCCGTGCTGTACCCCTGGTACGCCACCTGGCCGCTGCTGGTGCTGGCGGTCTCGGCGACCCGGACCACCTGGTTCACGCTGCCCTGCGCGGTCGCCGCCTTCCTCACCCTGCCGGACGGCGCCTCGCTGGCCCGTTACTCCAAGGCGCCGGGGGCGATCGCGATGACGGCGCTGCTGCTGGCACTGGCGGTAGTGGCGGTCCGGACGCTGCGCCGCCCGCACGCGCCCGGCCCGGCCTGA